A section of the Ovis canadensis isolate MfBH-ARS-UI-01 breed Bighorn chromosome 1, ARS-UI_OviCan_v2, whole genome shotgun sequence genome encodes:
- the LOC138415579 gene encoding developmental pluripotency-associated protein 3: MDSSEDNPTWTLDSLKTSISDASQAMQVSTQLSEMLATNLSNLTLNPSIKLPYLPEYPSQLTGQLPSEKTPKRRRGVRTLLSERRYRMQKLIESLRLRYAKGVPRSDSQRELQQQEDTEIRSRVRRFQCTCSYCQFKRNPFDDTYENYYNTTYSNYAMDSDES; encoded by the coding sequence ATGGATTCATCAGAAGATAACCCAACCTGGACCCTAGACTCTCTGAAAACATCCATCAGTGACGCTTCCCAGGCAATGCAGGTTTCCACTCAACTCTCTGAAATGTTAGCAACAAACCTCAGTAACTTGACTCTCAACCCAAGTATCAAGTTGCCGTATCTACCAGAATACCCATCTCAACTGACTGGGCAGTTACCTAGTGAGAAAACACCCAAAAGGCGGAGAGGAGTAAGAACGCTGTTGAGTGAGCGGAGATACAGGATGCAAAAGTTGATTGAATCTCTCAGACTTCGCTATGCCAAAGGAGTTCCTCGTTCTGACTCTCAAAGAGAACTACAGCAGCAGGAGGACACTGAGATTCGATCAAGAGTGCGAAGATTCCAGTGTACCTGTAGTTATTGCCAGTTTAAGAGAAATCCTTTTGATGATACTTATGAGAATTATTACAACACAACATACAGTAATTATGCCATGGATTCGGATGAGTCATAA